A segment of the Candidatus Pelagisphaera phototrophica genome:
CAAAGGGTGACTTTACGATGACAATTACAAATTCCATGATGGCTGACACTTATCGCCCAAATTCGAATAAGTCGAGTAATGGCAGCCCAAAAACGTAATTTATAGAATATCAGCCCAAGCAAAACCCACGGCCAAATATCTGGGACCCTCTTATTTCCCACAAATCCTCCTCTCATTCCCGATCCAGAAAACAAAACGTCCGATGCCGCAATCGCAGACTTGCCCCATTGCGTATTTCCACTTTGCCTAGATCTCAATTTTCCCATTCAATCCTCGGTACCGTCGCCCTCCCCCATGACCGCTGATATCGCCATCGTCCTTTCAATCCTCGTCATCTCGCTCGTTCTCTTCGTAACCGAGAAAGTTAGAATGGATGTGACTGCGCTTCTCGTGTTGGTCGCATTAGCATTAACGGGGGTACTCGACACCTCCGAAGCCGTATCCGGGTTTAGCAACCCAGCTGTTATCACGGTTTGGGCGATGTTCATACTCAGCGAGGGGTTGGCCAATACCGGAGTGGCTAACATCATAGGACGCTATGTCTTGCGTTTCACCGGAAAGACCGAATCTCGCATGATATTTGTCATCATGCTCACCTCGGGCTCACTTTCAGCGGTGATGAACAACATTGGAGTCGCGGCTCTAATGCTTCCGGTGGTTTTGAAGGTAGCGCGGGAAACCGACACCAGCCCATCCAAGCTGCTCATACCGCTAGCTTATGGGTCACTTCTAGGAGGGCTAACCACTCTAATTGGCACCCCACCCAACCTCCTCATCAGCGACGCCCTCCGTCAGAACAATCTCGAACCCTTCGGCTTATTCGACTTCACTCCGATCGGCGCCGCGGTAATGATCGGGGGAATCGCCTTCGTCGCCTTCTCTTCCCGCTTCATTTTGCCTGACTATGGCAAGTCCCGTTCCTCTAAAGATCAACAAGGAGTTGAGTCCTTGTTTAGCCAATACGAACTTGGCGAACGCACCTTCTTTTTAAAAGTTGGCCCCAATTCCGTATTGTCCGGCAAGAGCCTAATCGAGAGTCAACTCGGAAAAGCGCTCGGTTTTCGAGTAATCGCTCTCCAACGGAATGGTGAAACCATTTTCACGCCCGACCCTCATTCCCGACTTCAAAGCGGAGATCGCCTCTTGACCCAAGGACAAGCAGAACGATTAGCCGAGCTGCAAGGCTGGCAAAAGCTCGTCCCGGATGACGCTTCTCCCAGCGCCTCCACATTGCTTTCTCCAGAAGTCTCGGTCACCGAGCTCACGATTGCTCCTGATTCTTTTCTCGTAGGCAACTCAGTCCAAGGAACCAATTTCCGCAACCGATTTGATGCCAGCATCATTCTGATTCGACACCAGGGAGAATTTAAACACCGGAAACTAGCACAAGAAGTACTGCACGCAGGCGATAAAGTGCTGGTTCAATGCAAGTCTTCCAATATCGAACAGCTAAAGGACGATCCGAACTTTTCCCATTTCAAGCTTGCTACGAAGGAGGAGATCAATCGCTACACGAGCATAACGGAGCGACTTTTTGAAATATCAATTCCGGCCGACTCCTGGTTAGTGGGCAAGGCCATCAAGGATAGTCAGCTCCGTCTTGGCTTTGATCTTCATGTAATTAAAATTCAGAGACAAAAGGAAGAGATACTGCTTCCTGGAGCAGAGGAGATTCTTCAGGCCGGTGACCGACTTACCCTTCATGGACGCCGAGACGACCTCCAGTTAATCCGCAGCTTGCAGGAACTCGAGATCCAATTTCCCGACAAGGGAGAGACAGGAATCCCCGAGTCCGAAGAAGTGGGTCTGGCCGAGGCCACGCTATCTCCTAAATCGAAAATCGTCGGTCACTCTTTGGCGGACATACAATTCAGTGAAAAGTACGGTCTGCAAATTCTCGGTATCCAAAAAGCCGATAGCTCCTACAGGGCTCACCTCGGAAACAAGCAGCTGCAATTTGGTGACAGTTTCCTCCTCATGGGACCTAAAGAGAAACTGAGCTTACTGGAAAAGGATCCGGATTTCATTTTCCTATCTCAGGTCGACAATAAGACTTTCCAAACGAGCCAGTCCATTCTGGCGACTTGCATCATGATTGCGGTGCTAATCCCCGTTTTCTTCGGCTGGTACTCCATCGCGATCACTGCGGTCACAGGCGCCGCTTTGATGGTTCTCTGTGGATGCCTAAAAATGGAAGAAGCCTATCGGGCAATTGAGTGGAAGTCGGTCTTTCTGATAGCCGGCATGCTTCCACTGGGAACTGCCATTGAGAAAACGGGGGCCGCTGAACTTCTCGCAACAGGGATTATGTCTACCGTGGGAGATCATAGTCCTTGGATAGTCATTGGGAGCCTCTACGTCGTTACCGCCATAGCGACCACAATCATTCCTACGTCTGCCTTGGTCGTACTCATGTCCCCCATCGTTCTAAAGTCTTGTGCCGACCTCGGTATCTCTCCGCAATCAGGGATGATGGCCGTCGCTTTGGCTGCTTCCGCCAGTTTCACTAGCCCCATCTCCCACCCTGCCAATATACTCGTCATGGGACCGGGTGGGTACAGGTTCGTCGACTACATTAAAGTAGGGGCTCCCCTCGCCCTCGTTGTATTCATAATATCCATGATCGCCCTCCCCATTTTCTGGCCCCTTTAGCCAACGGGAAGATCCAAAGACTGAGCGAAACAGCTAGCGTTTTAACTATCCTTGACAGGTTTCACAATCAAGAGCGGATACTTCGCCCCTCTTGCGACATTCTCGACAGTGCTCCCCAGCATTGTCGCGACAACCGCACCCTTGCCTTTGCTTCCCATGACAATCATACTAGCGTTTCGCTTGCGGGCCACATCCAGAATCGCGGTTGACGCTTTGAGATTCGAAGCGATTACAACATTAACTTTCGACTCATCAACTCCTGAATCCTGGGCAAATTTTTGGACCTGTTCCGTCGCGTTTTCACGGAGATCGACGAATCGACTAGCTCCGATCGACATTTGAGAGCCATATGGCATATCAATGGCCTCTACCAAGATGATTTTCGAATCATCGCTTCGAGCCATTATTTGAGAGGCAACAAGGAGGGCTTCACGCGAGGGTTCAGAATGATCTGCAGCCACTAAAACCCGATCGAGGTTCAGTTGACATTCATAGGGGAGCAGCAAAACCGAACAAGGGGCTCGACGAGCAATCTTGTAAGGAAGCAAAGCGTGGTTTTGTTTACTGGTAGACTTGCCACACAATAAAAGATCGACATCAGAGAAGGCCACGTACCCTAGGATCTCGTCCATAGGTGGTCCATCGCAAATATAGTATTCTGTTTGTAATGACGCTCTCCCTTTAAACCAGTCGGCAACTCGATTACTCAAGCAAGAAAGCGCTTCATCAGACGACCTTCCAGCGTCACTCTTCTCACTGTCCTGGTAGAGCGAATGAAAGAACACCAACTTCGAACACTGGAGAGACTGAACCAGAACCGATGCATGAGAGAGCACTTGCCGATCTTTATCCGACAAGTCTAAACAAACAAGAAACGTGTCGAATTTCTGCATTTTTGTGATCGGACCAGAAAAATTCCAAAGGTGTCCTAATGACTAAAAGGAGCAAGTTCATTCCTCATCAGATCGACCCCTTTGTCTGCATATCACAGGGTGGAAGCCTCCGAAGGCCCCTTTTGTTGCTGAACCTAACTCCGGGGCCGCCAGAATCGCCCTACCCCCCTTTGGAGCTCCACCAGCGGTTCTTTCCGTGGATACTTTTGCTAAATCCGACCTTCTTCGATATCGTAGACATCGAACCAGACACGGACGATTTTTCCCGATGGAATGTACTGTGGGATGTATCCTTCAAGAAACTCTTGCAGCTCGATCGGCATGTCGCACAGGTGCTTGGAGCGCATTACATTGTTCCAGGCTATAATCTCTCTTTTCCCACAAGGCTTGGCGCTCGCTTCAATCCAACTCGCCATTTCCCCATCATCTGCGCCCGTTCCCACCTTATTCCTGAAATCCTCGGCACTCAACTCCGTGAAATCGAGAAAGAAATTGTCTAACGGACAGTCGAAATGATACTCCCCATTCGTTCCTGCTAGGACGGCCCGACACTTATCGAGCGTCCGTTTAGCGATCACATACCCTGCCAAAGTCTCTCGAGGACTTGCCGGAAATGCGGTACTTAAATCTAGGGCCAGCTCTGATAGGGTTGAATTTGGCATAATTTTGTAAGTTAAGAGTGTGAACAACGGAATACTGATCAATCCGACTGCGTCAAGGTTGGCTAATCTTACAAATTTGCCTTTTTAGCCTAGATGTGATCTTTGCGGTGCTCCTAGAATGCCTTGTGTTTAATCGAAATCAGAAATGGATCTCCCAATAAGTCTGGACACTCACTCGCCCCATACCGAGTTCCCCTGCACCAAAATCGTGAATACGCTCTATGAACTCATAAACACCCCGTTTGATAAATCGACAAACGCCTTGTGCTGGAAACGGACTCTTTCTGGCGATTTTGATGAAATCGCGATTCAATTAAGCGGATACAATGAAATCCTCTCCCTTAAAGAAGCTGATCTTTACAGTTTGGATCTCAGCAAAGACGGGCAGGCTGCCCGGGATCTCCTCGTACAAGACCTGCGACTCCTTCGTAAACTCGGATTGGAACCTATCCTCGACTGCATCCCATTCTATCCTCGCGATTCGAATTCAGGTCCAGTGGCGACCGATGTTTATTCCTTCCACGTCGACACTGCTAACATCAACGCAGACACCTATCTGTGCAGCTATAATCTTGCCCCTTCCGAGGGGCTGCTCAATTCCGACGCGATTCGCAGAATAGACATTCCGGAAACTCGGTCCGAACTTCTCAAGCAATACGGTAACGAGGACAACGAAGGGTTCACCGAGTACCTGAAAGAAAACCACTTTGACTTGCACTACCTTCCAGTTTCACTCGCCACCCCCTACTCTTTTGGTCTGGGCAACCTCTGGCGAATCGCGACGGACTGCCCCAACAGTCCCACACTGCCCTGTATCCATCGTGCACCCACAACCCAAATCGGTCAACCACCTCGACTACTCCTTATCAGCTAGACCGAACTTAGAGGGGGTCCAATCATCCAGAATATGCGCCTCAGCCGACATCTTTCGATTTTGAAAAGGCATAGTCGAAGCTCCAGTGCCCTCGTTTACATAGCGACCAAAGACTCAGGGAAAGCCCACGGCCAGTCTATTCTACGCAACACGGGGAGCTGCCTAGAGAGAAAGACTTCATCATTTGGCAAGGTTGACAATCGAATCCTAATTGATGGAATCATACACATGGGTCATCACGCGGACTACGAAGCGGAACACACGCCGGAAGCAATACGAAAACGGATTGAATCTAACCACTCACAAGACTATCTGAAAGACTCGATCTACGGAGCAATTGATGGAGCAGTAACGACGTTCGCCGTCGTCTCCTCCGTAATCGGAGCGGGTCTCGGTAGCGGAATCGGAGTACTCCTCCGTCCATTCGCAGAAGGTATGTAAATACTCGCTTTTCGAAACTCTTCCATATGCCCATTCAACTTCAGG
Coding sequences within it:
- a CDS encoding SLC13 family permease — protein: MPHCVFPLCLDLNFPIQSSVPSPSPMTADIAIVLSILVISLVLFVTEKVRMDVTALLVLVALALTGVLDTSEAVSGFSNPAVITVWAMFILSEGLANTGVANIIGRYVLRFTGKTESRMIFVIMLTSGSLSAVMNNIGVAALMLPVVLKVARETDTSPSKLLIPLAYGSLLGGLTTLIGTPPNLLISDALRQNNLEPFGLFDFTPIGAAVMIGGIAFVAFSSRFILPDYGKSRSSKDQQGVESLFSQYELGERTFFLKVGPNSVLSGKSLIESQLGKALGFRVIALQRNGETIFTPDPHSRLQSGDRLLTQGQAERLAELQGWQKLVPDDASPSASTLLSPEVSVTELTIAPDSFLVGNSVQGTNFRNRFDASIILIRHQGEFKHRKLAQEVLHAGDKVLVQCKSSNIEQLKDDPNFSHFKLATKEEINRYTSITERLFEISIPADSWLVGKAIKDSQLRLGFDLHVIKIQRQKEEILLPGAEEILQAGDRLTLHGRRDDLQLIRSLQELEIQFPDKGETGIPESEEVGLAEATLSPKSKIVGHSLADIQFSEKYGLQILGIQKADSSYRAHLGNKQLQFGDSFLLMGPKEKLSLLEKDPDFIFLSQVDNKTFQTSQSILATCIMIAVLIPVFFGWYSIAITAVTGAALMVLCGCLKMEEAYRAIEWKSVFLIAGMLPLGTAIEKTGAAELLATGIMSTVGDHSPWIVIGSLYVVTAIATTIIPTSALVVLMSPIVLKSCADLGISPQSGMMAVALAASASFTSPISHPANILVMGPGGYRFVDYIKVGAPLALVVFIISMIALPIFWPL
- a CDS encoding universal stress protein, with product MQKFDTFLVCLDLSDKDRQVLSHASVLVQSLQCSKLVFFHSLYQDSEKSDAGRSSDEALSCLSNRVADWFKGRASLQTEYYICDGPPMDEILGYVAFSDVDLLLCGKSTSKQNHALLPYKIARRAPCSVLLLPYECQLNLDRVLVAADHSEPSREALLVASQIMARSDDSKIILVEAIDMPYGSQMSIGASRFVDLRENATEQVQKFAQDSGVDESKVNVVIASNLKASTAILDVARKRNASMIVMGSKGKGAVVATMLGSTVENVARGAKYPLLIVKPVKDS
- a CDS encoding DUF5069 domain-containing protein, coding for MPNSTLSELALDLSTAFPASPRETLAGYVIAKRTLDKCRAVLAGTNGEYHFDCPLDNFFLDFTELSAEDFRNKVGTGADDGEMASWIEASAKPCGKREIIAWNNVMRSKHLCDMPIELQEFLEGYIPQYIPSGKIVRVWFDVYDIEEGRI